In a genomic window of Octopus bimaculoides isolate UCB-OBI-ISO-001 chromosome 25, ASM119413v2, whole genome shotgun sequence:
- the LOC128250793 gene encoding adenosine receptor A2a-like: protein MEINDSLNNGSLVISNGPYYEEPYRTFSIVVDALLILPAIVGNLIIVYFVSKSKELRNVGNYLVISLAFDDVFMGACILPYDIYVLYNTSLGQNKVLCLLRFVLHNMTGSNSIFNLFFISLERYIAIIHPFNYNKIVTYPRLIAGIIAARVYSLVMASVPLMGEHKWTPGVQCDPSRIWVTWYSYFCSLWVVFLISLTIFCYSRVIKVAFRHIDAVIKQKASVDTEGDSDHKAEIRKTKMMALIFGLFLLYWSPFSLVLFFQRLYKESTVLAQAKCYSLTFIKSNCCINFIVYICRSKAFRKNLRCFCLSKVSPDSDDGTALS from the coding sequence ATGGAGATAAATGACAGTTTGAACAACGGGAGTCTTGTGATAAGCAACGGACCTTATTATGAGGAACCTTACCGGACATTTTCCATCGTTGTTGATGCCCTGCTTATTTTGCCTGCCATTGTCGGAAATCTTATAATCGTTTATTTCGTCTCAAAGTCGAAGGAGTTACGAAATGTCGGTAATTACTTGGTGATAAGCCTGGCTTTTGATGACGTATTCATGGGAGCATGTATTCTGCCTTATGACATTTACGTTCTCTACAACACTTCACTGGGACAAAACAAGGTACTTTGTTTGTTGCGTTTCGTTTTACACAATATGACCGGTTCAAACTCgatattcaatttgtttttcatttcgcTGGAGCGTTACATTGCTATTATACATCCGTTCAACTACAATAAAATAGTGACTTACCCAAGACTCATCGCCGGGATTATTGCCGCCAGAGTCTATAGCTTGGTTATGGCCAGCGTCCCACTGATGGGTGAACACAAATGGACGCCTGGCGTACAGTGCGACCCTTCACGCATATGGGTAACTTGGTATTCGTATTTCTGCTCCCTATGGGTTGTATTTCTTATTTCGCTTACGATCTTCTGTTACAGCAGAGTGATCAAGGTGGCTTTCAGACATATAGACGCCGTCATTAAACAGAAGGCGAGCGTAGATACAGAAGGAGATTCAGACCACAAAGCAGAGATACGCAAAACGAAAATGATGGCGTTAATTTTCGGTTTATTCCTTTTATACTGGTCGCCATTTTCCTTAGTTCTCTTTTTCCAGAGATTGTACAAAGAGAGCACTGTATTGGCCCAAGCTAAATGCTATTCGTTGACATTCATCAAGAGTAACTGTTGCataaattttattgtatatatatgtaggagtaaAGCATTTCGGAAGAACTTGAGGTGTTTCTGCCTGTCTAAAGTCAGTCCGGACTCGGATGACGGAACTGCTCTAAGCTGA